One segment of Fuscovulum ytuae DNA contains the following:
- a CDS encoding F0F1 ATP synthase subunit A, translated as MDQFIVKPLFGHGPVEWYTPTNVTLWMSLAVLCIIALFVLGTRGRAVVPSRVQSVAELAYGFIYKMVEDICGHEGVKYFPKIFTLFVFIIFTNYLGLLPMSFTPTSHIAVTAVLGFGVFIAVTLLGFYKHGAHFLGLFWMSDAPLILRPIIAVIEVISYFVRPVSHSIRLAGNIMAGHAVIKVFAGFAAIAAISPVSILAIVAIYGLEVLVSFIQAYVFTILTCVYLKDALHPGH; from the coding sequence ATGGACCAGTTCATCGTGAAGCCGCTGTTCGGGCATGGTCCCGTAGAGTGGTACACGCCCACCAATGTGACGTTGTGGATGAGCTTGGCCGTGCTGTGCATCATCGCGCTGTTCGTTCTGGGCACGCGGGGCCGGGCGGTTGTGCCATCGCGCGTTCAGTCGGTGGCGGAATTGGCCTATGGCTTCATCTACAAAATGGTCGAGGACATTTGCGGCCATGAAGGGGTGAAGTACTTCCCGAAAATCTTCACGCTGTTCGTGTTCATCATCTTCACGAACTATCTTGGCCTGCTGCCGATGTCCTTTACCCCCACCTCGCATATCGCGGTGACGGCGGTGCTGGGCTTTGGCGTGTTCATCGCTGTGACCCTGCTCGGCTTTTACAAGCATGGGGCGCATTTCCTGGGTCTGTTCTGGATGTCGGATGCGCCGCTGATCCTGCGCCCGATTATCGCGGTGATCGAAGTGATTTCCTACTTCGTGCGTCCCGTTAGCCATTCGATCCGTCTTGCAGGCAACATCATGGCTGGTCACGCCGTGATCAAGGTTTTCGCGGGCTTTGCGGCGATTGCTGCAATCTCGCCGGTGTCGATCCTTGCGATCGTCGCCATCTACGGGCTGGAGGTGCTGGTTTCCTTCATTCAGGCCTATGTCTTCACCATCTTGACCTGCGTCTATCTGAAGGATGCGCTGCATCCGGGCCACTGA
- a CDS encoding F0F1 ATP synthase subunit B': MATEHTAAASTCVSEAGSAIGMPQLCVEWMPNQVFWLVVALAVIYFVLSRIALPRIGSVLAERKGTITNDLTAAEELKAKAVEAEKAYQDALARARSEAARIVAEARAEIQKDLDAATAKADAEIAAKAAESEGRISEIRAGALDAITEVAKDTAKELVAALGGKADARSVTAAVTARLKG, encoded by the coding sequence ATGGCAACTGAACATACCGCCGCAGCGAGCACCTGCGTCAGCGAGGCTGGCAGCGCGATCGGCATGCCGCAGCTGTGCGTCGAATGGATGCCAAACCAGGTGTTCTGGTTGGTCGTCGCGCTGGCCGTGATCTATTTCGTTCTGTCGCGCATCGCGCTGCCCCGCATCGGGAGCGTGCTGGCCGAGCGGAAAGGCACGATCACGAATGACCTGACGGCGGCCGAGGAATTGAAAGCCAAGGCGGTCGAGGCTGAGAAAGCCTATCAGGACGCTTTGGCACGGGCCCGCAGCGAAGCGGCGAGGATCGTGGCGGAGGCACGGGCCGAAATCCAGAAGGATCTGGATGCGGCAACGGCCAAGGCTGATGCGGAGATCGCGGCGAAGGCGGCGGAATCCGAAGGACGGATTTCGGAGATCCGGGCCGGTGCTTTGGACGCGATCACGGAAGTGGCCAAGGATACTGCGAAGGAACTGGTCGCGGCGCTGGGTGGCAAAGCGGATGCCCGTTCGGTCACGGCGGCTGTCACGGCGCGGTTGAAGGGATGA
- a CDS encoding methylated-DNA--[protein]-cysteine S-methyltransferase, with protein sequence MTDQSPAYHYAVIARALKVIDDGGPALTLDDLARRMDMSPAHFQRVFSQWVGISPKRYQQYLTLDHARAMLSERFTTLETALATGLSGTGRLHDLFLTWEAMTPGDYAQGGAGLTIRWGWFESPFGPAIVMGTEKGLCGMGFAAEMGAEAAFEDLIRRWPKADFVEDPMMLRPWVLAAFGTDGQGKAPLYLIGAPFQIKVWEALMRIPTGHVTTYSEIAGTIGNPRAVRAVGTAVGRNPISFLIPCHRALRRDGNLGGYHWGLPVKRAILAWEAARTGM encoded by the coding sequence ATGACCGACCAATCCCCCGCCTACCACTACGCCGTCATCGCCCGCGCCCTGAAGGTGATCGATGACGGCGGCCCCGCGCTCACCCTCGATGATCTTGCCCGGCGGATGGATATGTCCCCGGCGCATTTCCAGCGCGTCTTTTCCCAATGGGTCGGCATCTCGCCCAAACGATACCAGCAATACCTGACGCTGGATCATGCCCGTGCCATGCTGTCCGAACGCTTCACCACGCTGGAAACTGCGCTTGCCACCGGTCTTTCCGGCACCGGCCGCCTGCACGACCTCTTCCTGACATGGGAGGCGATGACCCCCGGCGATTACGCGCAAGGCGGGGCCGGCCTCACCATCCGCTGGGGCTGGTTCGAAAGCCCCTTCGGCCCCGCCATTGTCATGGGCACCGAAAAAGGGCTCTGCGGCATGGGCTTTGCCGCCGAAATGGGGGCCGAAGCCGCCTTCGAAGACCTCATCCGCCGTTGGCCCAAGGCGGATTTCGTCGAAGACCCAATGATGCTGCGCCCTTGGGTGCTTGCCGCCTTTGGCACCGACGGGCAGGGCAAGGCCCCCCTCTACCTCATCGGCGCGCCCTTTCAGATCAAGGTATGGGAGGCGCTGATGCGCATCCCCACCGGCCATGTCACGACCTATAGCGAGATTGCCGGAACCATCGGCAATCCACGCGCCGTCCGCGCCGTAGGCACAGCCGTGGGCCGCAACCCGATCAGTTTTCTGATCCCTTGCCACCGCGCCCTGCGCCGCGACGGCAACCTTGGCGGCTATCATTGGGGCCTTCCGGTGAAACGCGCGATCCTTGCATGGGAAGCCGCCCGCACCGGAATGTGA
- the nth gene encoding endonuclease III, protein MAKQLPYAAMKEIFTRFHALEAEPKGELEHVNAFTLLVAVALSAQATDVGVNKATRGLFAVADTPEKMLALGEDGLIEHIKTIGLYRNKAKNVIKLCRILIDAFGGAVPSSRAALQSLPGVGRKTANVVLNMWFRQPAQAVDTHIFRVGNRTGIAPGKDEAAVERAIEDNVPAEFQLHAHHWLILHGRYICVARTPKCGICPIRDLCQYEEKTE, encoded by the coding sequence ATGGCCAAGCAGCTTCCCTATGCCGCGATGAAAGAGATCTTCACCCGCTTCCATGCGCTGGAGGCGGAGCCGAAGGGGGAATTGGAGCATGTGAACGCCTTCACCCTGCTGGTGGCGGTAGCGCTTTCGGCGCAGGCGACGGATGTGGGGGTGAACAAGGCGACGCGCGGCCTGTTTGCCGTGGCCGATACGCCGGAAAAGATGCTGGCCTTGGGCGAGGACGGGCTGATCGAGCATATCAAGACGATTGGGCTTTATCGCAACAAGGCGAAGAACGTCATCAAGCTGTGCCGTATCCTGATCGATGCGTTTGGCGGCGCGGTGCCGTCCAGCCGTGCGGCCTTGCAATCGCTGCCGGGGGTAGGGCGCAAGACGGCGAATGTGGTTTTGAACATGTGGTTCCGCCAGCCTGCGCAGGCGGTGGATACGCATATCTTTCGCGTCGGCAACCGCACGGGCATCGCGCCGGGCAAGGACGAGGCGGCGGTCGAGCGGGCGATCGAAGACAACGTTCCCGCCGAGTTCCAGTTGCACGCGCATCACTGGCTGATCCTGCATGGCCGGTATATTTGCGTGGCGCGCACACCGAAATGCGGCATCTGCCCGATCCGCGACCTTTGTCAGTATGAGGAAAAGACCGAATGA
- a CDS encoding F0F1 ATP synthase subunit B — protein MRTLTAILALSATPALAAGDKPFFSLANTDFVVTIGFLVFVGVLLKYKVPALIGKLLDNRAAQIKAELDEARSLRDEAKALLSSYEKKQKEVQEQSERIVASAKEEAMAAAEQAKADLKKSIARRVAAAEDQIASAEASAIREVRERAIAVAVAAAGDVLAKQMTAEGAAASIDAAIGQVEAKLH, from the coding sequence ATGAGAACGCTTACGGCTATTCTGGCGCTTTCTGCCACGCCCGCCTTGGCGGCGGGGGACAAGCCCTTCTTCTCGCTGGCGAACACCGATTTTGTGGTGACGATTGGCTTTCTGGTCTTTGTTGGCGTCCTGCTGAAATACAAGGTGCCGGCGCTGATCGGCAAATTGCTGGACAACCGTGCCGCGCAGATCAAGGCCGAGCTGGACGAGGCGCGCAGTCTGCGGGACGAGGCGAAGGCCCTGCTGTCTTCCTATGAGAAGAAGCAGAAAGAAGTGCAGGAGCAATCCGAGCGCATCGTGGCCAGCGCCAAGGAAGAGGCGATGGCAGCGGCCGAACAGGCCAAGGCCGATCTGAAGAAGTCGATCGCGCGTCGCGTGGCGGCGGCGGAAGATCAGATTGCTTCGGCTGAGGCTTCGGCCATCCGGGAGGTGCGCGAGCGTGCCATCGCGGTGGCTGTTGCGGCGGCAGGTGACGTGTTGGCCAAGCAGATGACGGCAGAGGGCGCTGCTGCGTCCATTGATGCGGCCATCGGTCAGGTTGAAGCCAAGCTGCACTGA
- a CDS encoding OmpA family protein, translated as MTFKTPLILSTLGILALTACVPADPYADPYGAQPTAAGPRTQSGALIGAMAGGLIGSQSDDDRLLKTAVGAGIGAVLGGAIGATLDAQAAELRGINGQFDVTNNGDFLVVNMPQDVLFAVDSAALRPDLIRDIGAVAQNLLRYPNSQIQIIGHTDNTGSAAYNQDLSQRRAVSVADVLRGNGVPNNRVTAFGRGEDQPIASNLTPEGRAANRRVEIIIRPTR; from the coding sequence ATGACCTTCAAGACCCCCCTTATCCTTTCCACCCTCGGCATCCTTGCCCTCACGGCCTGCGTTCCCGCCGACCCCTATGCCGATCCCTATGGCGCGCAACCCACCGCCGCAGGCCCCCGCACGCAATCCGGCGCGCTGATCGGGGCGATGGCCGGTGGCCTGATCGGGTCGCAAAGCGATGATGACCGCCTTCTGAAAACCGCCGTCGGCGCGGGCATCGGCGCCGTGCTTGGCGGCGCCATCGGTGCCACGCTTGACGCGCAGGCCGCCGAATTGCGCGGCATCAATGGCCAATTCGATGTGACGAACAATGGCGACTTCCTCGTGGTGAACATGCCGCAGGATGTGCTGTTCGCCGTGGACAGCGCTGCCCTGCGGCCCGACCTGATCCGCGACATCGGGGCGGTGGCGCAGAACCTGCTGCGCTATCCCAACAGCCAGATCCAAATCATCGGCCATACCGACAATACCGGATCGGCGGCCTATAATCAGGACCTGTCGCAGCGCCGCGCCGTCTCGGTCGCGGATGTGCTGCGCGGCAATGGCGTGCCAAACAACCGCGTCACCGCTTTCGGACGGGGTGAAGATCAACCCATCGCCTCAAACCTCACGCCCGAAGGCCGTGCCGCCAACCGCCGGGTGGAAATCATCATCCGCCCGACCCGCTGA
- a CDS encoding DUF1330 domain-containing protein, whose product MVTVLAFVTISEDAPDALAAYFSVTDPLLKRAGARIVKRFAVNDVVIGTHPSQTVVMVEYPSREAVDSVFKSPEYAAVKAVRDRAFSTYAITIVDDLSSTPSVEQSGR is encoded by the coding sequence ATGGTCACAGTTCTTGCGTTTGTTACGATCTCTGAAGATGCCCCAGACGCTTTGGCTGCCTACTTCAGTGTTACAGATCCGCTGCTTAAGCGGGCCGGAGCACGTATCGTGAAGCGCTTTGCGGTGAATGATGTCGTCATCGGCACCCACCCTTCCCAGACAGTCGTGATGGTCGAATACCCGTCGAGAGAGGCGGTTGATTCCGTTTTCAAAAGCCCGGAATACGCTGCGGTCAAGGCGGTGCGGGATCGCGCATTCAGCACCTATGCGATTACGATCGTCGATGATCTTTCGTCGACGCCGTCGGTCGAGCAATCGGGCCGATAG
- a CDS encoding malonate--CoA ligase, whose amino-acid sequence MANHLFDALFAPLAGRGSDFLILPDGRRISGDAFFHLVGQMAGALRGLGLAKGDRIAVQVGKSPEGLAIYGAAVALGAVFLPLNTAYTPDEVAYFLGDATPRVFVCDGAKAQALAAVAAQAGARLVALNGDGTGELADLAAGASEEAAVACGPDDLAAILYTSGTTGRSKGAMLTQRNLLSNADVLLREWRFTGRDVLLHALPIFHTHGLFVASNVVLLSGAAMIWLPGFEAGAVLRHLPQATVMMGVPTFYTRLLDEPGLTRDLVGHMRLFVSGSAPLLAETHVAWKARTGHRILERYGMTETNMNTSNPYEGERRAGTVGFPLPGVDLRIMAEGREVAPEEVGMIEVRGPNVFAGYWQMPEKTREELRADGWFITGDLGKRDADGYVHIVGRAKDLVITGGYNVYPKEVELLLDEVPGVAESAVIGVPHPDFGEAVFAVLVPQKGAALDAGQALAAISDRLARFKQPKAAVVVESLPRNTMGKVQKNLLREAYKGWFVSGGEI is encoded by the coding sequence ATGGCCAATCATCTGTTCGACGCGCTGTTTGCGCCATTGGCGGGACGGGGGAGTGATTTTCTGATCCTGCCGGATGGGCGGCGGATCTCTGGCGATGCCTTCTTTCACCTTGTCGGGCAGATGGCCGGGGCCTTGCGCGGGCTTGGCTTGGCCAAGGGTGACCGGATTGCGGTGCAAGTGGGCAAGTCGCCCGAGGGGCTGGCCATATATGGCGCAGCGGTGGCCTTGGGCGCGGTGTTCCTGCCGTTGAACACGGCCTATACGCCTGATGAAGTGGCCTATTTCCTTGGCGATGCGACGCCGCGGGTCTTTGTCTGTGATGGTGCGAAGGCGCAGGCCTTGGCAGCGGTGGCGGCGCAGGCCGGGGCACGGCTGGTGGCTCTGAATGGCGACGGAACCGGAGAGTTGGCCGATCTGGCGGCGGGGGCGTCCGAAGAGGCCGCAGTGGCCTGCGGGCCAGATGACCTTGCGGCGATCCTCTACACATCGGGGACGACGGGGCGGTCGAAGGGGGCGATGCTGACGCAGCGCAACCTGTTGTCGAATGCCGACGTTCTCCTGCGGGAATGGCGGTTCACGGGCCGTGATGTGCTGCTGCATGCGCTGCCGATCTTTCACACGCATGGGCTGTTTGTGGCGTCGAATGTGGTGCTTTTGTCCGGGGCGGCGATGATCTGGCTGCCGGGTTTTGAGGCGGGGGCGGTGCTGCGGCATCTGCCGCAGGCTACAGTGATGATGGGGGTGCCGACCTTCTACACGCGGCTGCTGGATGAGCCAGGGCTGACGCGCGATCTGGTCGGGCATATGCGGCTGTTCGTGTCGGGGTCCGCCCCGCTTTTGGCCGAGACTCATGTGGCATGGAAGGCGCGGACGGGGCATCGCATTCTGGAGCGCTATGGGATGACCGAGACGAATATGAACACCTCTAACCCCTATGAAGGTGAGCGGCGGGCGGGGACGGTGGGCTTTCCCCTGCCGGGGGTCGACCTGCGGATCATGGCCGAGGGGCGCGAGGTCGCCCCTGAAGAGGTGGGGATGATCGAGGTGCGGGGGCCGAATGTCTTTGCGGGCTATTGGCAAATGCCGGAAAAGACGCGCGAGGAGTTGCGCGCGGATGGCTGGTTCATAACCGGCGATCTGGGGAAACGGGATGCCGACGGATATGTGCATATCGTGGGGCGGGCGAAGGATCTGGTGATCACCGGGGGGTATAATGTTTATCCCAAAGAGGTGGAGCTGCTTTTGGACGAAGTGCCGGGGGTCGCGGAAAGCGCGGTGATCGGCGTGCCGCATCCGGATTTCGGCGAGGCCGTCTTTGCCGTACTGGTGCCACAGAAGGGCGCGGCGCTGGATGCGGGTCAGGCGCTGGCGGCGATTTCCGACCGATTGGCGCGGTTCAAGCAGCCCAAGGCGGCAGTGGTGGTGGAGAGCCTGCCAAGGAATACGATGGGCAAGGTGCAGAAGAACCTTTTGCGTGAGGCCTATAAGGGCTGGTTCGTGTCAGGGGGCGAAATCTGA
- a CDS encoding FCD domain-containing protein, which produces MPFQKVQPEKLSHGIVRQIELLILRGILRPGERLPSERELSERMDVSRPSLREALAELQERGLLTTRPNAGVYVAEVMGSAFAPALVDLFSRHDEAVFDYIAFRRDLEALAAERAARLGSDTDLQVIDAIFTRMEAAHQKRDPSDEAALDAQFHLAIIEASHNVVMLHMMRSMFDLLREGVFYNRQMMFKVRTTREALLDQHRAINTAIQARDPANARAAVESHLDYVEAALIEQGRTARNEAIALQRLQHEQSR; this is translated from the coding sequence ATGCCGTTCCAAAAGGTGCAGCCCGAAAAATTGTCGCACGGGATCGTTCGCCAGATCGAACTCCTGATCCTGCGCGGCATCCTGCGCCCCGGCGAGCGCCTGCCTTCGGAACGCGAACTCTCCGAACGCATGGATGTATCGCGCCCCTCGCTGCGCGAGGCTTTGGCAGAACTGCAAGAGCGCGGGCTTCTCACCACCCGCCCCAATGCCGGGGTCTATGTGGCCGAGGTGATGGGGTCTGCCTTCGCCCCTGCGCTTGTTGATCTCTTCTCACGCCATGATGAGGCGGTTTTCGACTACATCGCCTTCCGCCGCGACCTAGAGGCGCTGGCCGCCGAACGCGCCGCACGACTTGGGTCTGACACCGATCTTCAAGTCATCGACGCGATCTTCACCCGGATGGAGGCCGCACATCAGAAACGCGATCCATCGGACGAAGCCGCCCTTGACGCCCAATTCCACCTTGCGATCATCGAGGCCAGCCATAACGTCGTTATGCTGCACATGATGCGGTCGATGTTCGATCTGTTGCGCGAAGGCGTCTTTTACAATCGCCAAATGATGTTCAAGGTCCGCACCACGCGTGAGGCCCTGCTCGACCAGCACCGCGCAATCAATACAGCAATTCAGGCGCGAGACCCCGCCAACGCCCGCGCGGCGGTAGAATCCCATCTCGACTATGTTGAAGCCGCCCTCATCGAACAGGGCCGCACCGCAAGGAACGAGGCGATCGCCCTCCAAAGGCTGCAACACGAACAATCCCGCTGA
- a CDS encoding ArsR/SmtB family transcription factor, with product MTAPTPDPLDTVFSALADPTRRAILTMLLEDDMAVTDVAEPFAVSLAAISKHLAVLADAGLITQEKRGRVKWCKLEPDALRTASVWMQGFGQFDPVDLDAFERFLEAELDTQDVT from the coding sequence ATGACCGCGCCCACACCCGACCCGCTCGACACCGTTTTCAGCGCGCTGGCCGATCCCACGCGCCGCGCGATCCTGACGATGCTGCTTGAGGATGACATGGCCGTCACCGATGTAGCCGAACCTTTCGCGGTGTCGCTGGCAGCCATCTCGAAACACCTTGCCGTTCTGGCCGATGCAGGGCTCATCACGCAGGAAAAGCGCGGACGGGTGAAATGGTGCAAGCTAGAGCCCGATGCCCTGCGAACGGCGTCGGTCTGGATGCAGGGGTTCGGCCAGTTCGATCCCGTCGATCTTGATGCCTTTGAACGCTTCCTCGAAGCTGAACTTGACACTCAGGATGTGACCTGA
- a CDS encoding adenosine kinase: MKTYDVVGIGNAIVDVFNQADDSFIEMMGIEKGIMQLVERERGELLYAAMKDRVQAPGGSVANTIAGLGNLGLRTAFIGRVHDDALGRFYAQSMAESGTAFPNPPVAGGELPTSRSMIFVSPDGERSMNTYLGISSELGPEDVSDAVAGEAVLLFLEGYLYDKPKGKQAFERAAKLCRGAGGKAGIALSDPFCVDRHRDDFRRLVKELDYVIGNEHEWSSLYQTDLSAALEQAAADAGVVVCTRSGDEVILVRGDEMVTVPVNRVVPVDATGAGDQFAAGFLYGFATGQSLEVSGRMGCVAAAEVISHFGARPETDLKALFRKEGLI; encoded by the coding sequence ATGAAGACCTATGACGTCGTGGGCATCGGCAATGCCATCGTCGATGTGTTCAATCAGGCCGATGACAGTTTCATCGAGATGATGGGCATCGAGAAGGGCATCATGCAGCTGGTGGAACGCGAGCGGGGCGAATTGCTGTATGCCGCCATGAAAGACCGGGTGCAGGCCCCCGGCGGGTCGGTTGCCAATACCATCGCGGGGTTGGGGAACCTTGGCTTGCGGACGGCCTTCATCGGGCGGGTGCATGACGATGCGCTGGGGCGGTTTTATGCGCAGTCGATGGCCGAAAGCGGGACGGCCTTTCCGAACCCGCCGGTGGCAGGGGGAGAACTGCCCACCTCGCGGTCGATGATCTTTGTGTCGCCGGATGGCGAGCGGTCGATGAACACCTATCTGGGGATTTCTTCGGAACTGGGCCCGGAAGACGTGTCGGATGCCGTGGCAGGTGAGGCGGTGCTGCTGTTCCTTGAGGGTTATCTTTACGACAAGCCCAAGGGAAAACAGGCTTTTGAGCGGGCGGCGAAGCTGTGCCGGGGTGCCGGTGGCAAGGCGGGGATCGCCCTGTCAGACCCATTCTGCGTGGACCGTCATCGGGATGATTTCCGGCGGCTGGTCAAGGAGTTGGACTATGTGATCGGGAACGAACACGAATGGTCCTCGCTTTATCAGACCGACCTGTCGGCAGCGCTGGAACAGGCGGCGGCGGATGCGGGCGTGGTGGTCTGCACCCGGTCGGGGGATGAGGTCATCCTTGTACGCGGAGATGAGATGGTAACGGTGCCGGTGAACCGCGTGGTGCCGGTGGATGCGACGGGCGCGGGCGATCAGTTCGCGGCGGGGTTCCTGTATGGCTTTGCCACGGGGCAATCGCTGGAGGTGTCGGGGCGGATGGGCTGTGTCGCGGCGGCGGAGGTGATCAGCCATTTCGGTGCGCGGCCCGAGACGGATCTGAAGGCGTTGTTCCGCAAGGAAGGGCTGATCTGA
- a CDS encoding AtpZ/AtpI family protein yields MAEEPDRARLAALEEKLAKAKGAVNPPRKRHQDEQYSQAQLAWRMVIELVAGLGIGFGIGYGLDSLFGTMPLFLVLFILAGFAAGIKTMLRSAKEVQERKAAQAAEQGED; encoded by the coding sequence ATGGCCGAAGAACCCGATCGCGCGCGACTTGCCGCGCTGGAGGAGAAACTGGCCAAAGCGAAGGGCGCGGTGAACCCACCGCGCAAGCGCCATCAGGACGAGCAGTATTCGCAGGCGCAGCTTGCCTGGCGAATGGTGATCGAGCTTGTGGCCGGACTTGGGATCGGCTTCGGCATTGGATACGGGCTGGACTCGCTGTTTGGGACCATGCCGCTGTTTCTGGTGCTGTTCATATTGGCGGGCTTTGCGGCGGGGATCAAAACCATGCTGCGGTCGGCGAAAGAAGTGCAGGAACGGAAGGCGGCACAGGCCGCCGAGCAAGGGGAAGACTGA
- a CDS encoding F0F1 ATP synthase subunit C, producing the protein MEGDIASMGQFIGAGLAAIGSGAAAIGVGHVAGNFLAGALRNPSAAGGQTATLFIGLAFAEALGIFAFLVALLLMFAV; encoded by the coding sequence ATGGAAGGCGATATCGCAAGCATGGGTCAGTTCATCGGTGCCGGCCTCGCCGCCATCGGTTCGGGCGCTGCCGCCATCGGCGTTGGCCACGTGGCCGGCAACTTCCTGGCGGGCGCGCTGCGCAATCCGTCGGCGGCTGGTGGCCAAACCGCCACGCTGTTCATCGGTCTGGCCTTCGCAGAAGCTCTGGGGATCTTCGCGTTCCTCGTTGCGCTTCTGCTGATGTTCGCCGTCTGA